In the Nothobranchius furzeri strain GRZ-AD chromosome 15, NfurGRZ-RIMD1, whole genome shotgun sequence genome, one interval contains:
- the cacna1fb gene encoding calcium channel, voltage-dependent, L type, alpha 1F subunit isoform X1 yields MYEESRRSSAHNGYTKSVDGEREGGEGEEKEGGGEADGGGEGGEGEEKDPEWDEELDGENGGGVKMTRTNTLHSTTSSTGTQRRRGQHAKKQVQGTNQVQRAPRALFCLKLNNPIRQAALHIVEWKPFDIFILLAIFANCVALGVSKPFPEDDSNSTNHDLEQVEYIFLIIFTVETFLKILAYGLVMHPSSYIRNGWNLLDFVIVIVGLFSVVLETMTTKSTGEQATTHHMPGKPGGLDVKALRAFRVLRPLRLVSGVPSLQIVLNSIMKAMVPLLHIALLVLFVIIIYAIIGLELFIGRMHRTCYYIHTDNFVEDEPVPCAFAGHGRQCSVNGSECRGRWDGPNGGITNFDNFFFAMLTVFQCITMEGWTDVLYWMNDAIGFELPWVYFVSLVIFGSFFVLNLVLGVLSGEFSKEREKAKARGDFQKLREKQQMEEDLCGYMDWITQAEDMDELDEDGNTRPSLGDLSDKKRGKFGWFSHSNETHASLPASETASENTENIDEEHTNCCQACCARMMKISCCRTLRRWNRVCRRNCRTAVKSVTFYWLVLLLVFLNTSLSASEHYNQPEWLTQVQDIANKVLLSLFTVEMLLKMYSLGLAHYFVAFFNRFDCFVVCGGIIETILVELDIMPPLGIAVLRCVRLLRIFKVTRHWTALSNLVASLLNSMKSIASLLLLLFLFLIIFALLGMQLFGGKFNFDETQTKRSTFDAFPQALLTCFQILTGEDWNVVMYDGIMAYGGPVFPGMIVCVYFVILFICGNYILLNVFLAIAVDNLAGGDGEDKKKDKNKEHAEEEPEGEVKVDIDEDTEYEEDEELPEGDEEGGVQLKMADLAPPKEKVVPIPDGSAFFCLSKTNPIRVACHTLIHHHIFTNLILLFIILSSCSLAAEDPIRAHSFRNNILGYADYAFTSIFTVEILLKMTVHGAFLHQGSFCRNWFNLLDLLVVSVSLVSFFLHSSAISVVKILRVLRVLRPLRAINRAKGLKHVVQCVFVAIRTIGNIMIVTTLLQFMFACIGVQLFKGKFYRCTDEAKSTPEQCKGTFVVYKDGDVSHPMVRQRIWLNSDFNFDNVLMGMMALFTVSTFEGWPALLYKAIDANGENSGPIYNYRVEISIFFIVYIIIIAFFMMNIFVGFVIITFREQGEQEYKNCELDKNQRQCVEYALKAQPLKLYIPKNPVQYKFWSIINSTGFEYVMFVLILLNTVTLAVQHYEQSKTFSDVMDILNMVFTGLFTAEMLLKLLALRLRHYFVDAWNSFDALIVVGSVVDIVVTEFSSGEDSSRVSITFFRLFRVMRLVKLLNKGEGIRTLLWTFIKSLQALPYVALLIAMIFFIYAVIGMQTFGKIAMQDNTQINRNNNFQTFPQAVLLLFRCATGEAWQEIMLASLPGKRCDPESDYEPGEEFSCGSNFAIVYFISFFMLCAFLIINLFVAVIMDNFDYLTRDWSILGPHHLDEFKRIWSEYDPEAKGRIKHLDVVALLRRIQPPLGFGKLCPHRVACKRLVAMNMPLNADGMVTFNATLFALVRTALKIKTEGNPEQENEELRVIIKKIWKRMKPKLLDEVIPPHEEEEVTVGKFYATFLIQDYFRKFRKRKEKGALAVESESPNPSAVQLCKAGLKTLQDLGPEMRLALNKDLEEEEEEEEEEEEAMLEDEMAENLSYKAENGFGAETRRGSMLTPSGDSGASNGGLIHRVGSLTKTVNRNEHEEHLHRGDSLRSSVNRHRRSSVKNGLLDHVHKRPSHYKHGRRDSRDQSWRNGDLEPYGEQGYTSREEDNESITSRDRHYPDEIRDHYDDPSPYTNSSYGSSFSSSRRTTRRRLLPATPTGRKPSFNIQCLRRQGSSDDLPIPGTYHPTSPPRRAQAYSSHHSSGGSSAASSTSWAKPCPRRGRLLYAPLILVEEEGSPPWGRDGGPGGEGKRGGAGRGAADRPAWYSGPAGTSAPPPYRAYTTLRVPSQLGAPFTEKRGSADSLVEAVLISEGLGLYARDPKFVAFAKREIADACHMTVDEMESAASDLLSSGSHDFLGTIADDPAALYSDDEPIRTNREEEELADEMACVTSF; encoded by the exons ATGTACGAGGAGAGCCGAAGAA GTAGCGCTCATAACGGCTACACCAAATCAGTGGATGGGGAACGTGAAGGAGGAGAGGGGGAAGAGAAAGAGGGGGGAGGAGAggcggatggaggaggagagggaggagaagGGGAGGAAAAAGACCCGGAATGGGATGAGGAGCTGGATGGGGAGAATGGTGGCGGGGTGAAGATGACGAGAACCAACACTCTTCACTCCACCACCAGTTCCACTGGAACACAGAGGAGAAGAGGACAACACGCAAAGAAACAG GTGCAGGGCACTAATCAGGTCCAGCGAGCCCCACGTGCTCTGTTCTGTCTGAAGCTCAACAACCCGATCCGCCAAGCCGCGCTCCACATCGTGGAGTGGAA ACCCTTTGACATCTTCATCCTGTTAGCAATCTTTGCTAACTGCGTCGCTCTGGGAGTTTCCAAACCGTTTCCCGAGGACGACTCCAACTCCACCAACCATGACCTG GAACAAGTGGAGTACATATTCCTCATCATCTTCACAGTGGAGACCTTCTTGAAGATCCTGGCCTACGGACTGGTGATGCACCCCAGCTCCTACATTCGGAACGGCTGGAACCTGCTCGACTTTGTCATCGTCATTGTTGG GCTGTTCAGTGTTGTACTGGAGACGATGACTACTAAGTCAACGGGCGAGCAGGCGACCACACATCACATGCCAGGAAAGCCAGGAGGTTTAGATGTCAAAGCTCTGAGAGCTTTTAGGGTGCTGCGACCCCTCAGACTGGTTTCTGGAGTTCCCA GTCTGCAGATCGTGCTGAACTCCATCATGAAGGCCATGGTTCCTCTGCTTCATATCGCTTTGTTGGTTCTCTTTGTCATCATCATCTACGCCATCATCGGCCTGGAGCTTTTCATCGGACGGATGCACAGGACCTGCTACTACATCCACACGG ATAACTTTGTGGAGGATGAACCGGTCCCGTGTGCGTTCGCCGGTCACGGCCGTCAGTGCTCTGTGAACGGCTCTGAGTgtcgtggaaggtgggatggacccAACGGTGGAATCACCAACTTTGACAACTTCTTCTTTGCCATGCTGACAGTGTTTCAGTGCATCACAATGGAGGGATGGACCGACGTGCTCTACTGG ATGAACGATGCTATTGGATTCGAGTTGCCGTGGGTGTACTTCGTCAGTCTGGTGATTTTTGGGTCTTTCTTCGTTCTCAACCTGGTTCTGGGAGTCCTCAGTGG AGAGTTCAGCAAGGAAAGAGAGAAGGCAAAAGCTCGTGGAGATTTCCAGAAGTTGCGCGAGAAGCAACAGATGGAAGAGGATCTGTGTGGATACATGGACTGGATCACACAGGCGGAGGACATGGACGAACTGGATGAGGACGGAAACACAC GACCGTCTCTCGGGGACCTGTCTGATAAAAAGAGGGGCAAGTTTGGGTGGTTCAGTCACTCCAATGAGACTCATG CGAGTCTTCCTGCCAGTGAGACGGCTTCTGAGAACACGGAGAACATCGATGAGGAACACACCAACTGCTGCCAGGCCTGCTG CGCTCGgatgatgaagatcagctgctg TCGAACGCTGCGGCGCTGGAATCGAGTCTGTCGTAGAAACTGTCGCACGGCCGTCAAGTCGGTGACTTTCTATTGGCTGGTCCTTCTACTCGTCTTCCTCAACACATCTCTGAGTGCCTCTGAGCACTACAACCAACCTGAGTGGTTGACACAGGTCCAGG ATATCGCCAACAAGGTGCTGCTGTCTCTCTTCACGGTGGAGATGCTGCTGAAGATGTACAGTTTGGGTCTGGCTCATTATTTTGTGGCGTTTTTTAACCGTTTCGACTGCTTCGTGGTGTGCGGCGGCATCATAGAGACCATCTTGGTGGAGCTGGACATCATGCCTCCTCTGGGGATTGCTGTCCTGCGCTGTGTCCGCCTGCTGCGCATCTTTAAGGTCACTCG CCATTGGACAGCTCTGTCCAACCTGGTGGCGTCCCTGCTCAATTCCATGAAATCCATTGCCTCCTTGCTGCTCcttctcttcctcttcctcatcaTCTTTGCGCTGCTCGGCATGCAGCTGTTTGGAGGGAAGTTCAACTTTGATGAGACGCAGACCAAACGAAGCACATTTGATGCCTTTCCCCAGGCATTGCTCACATGCTTCCAG ATCCTGACAGGTGAGGACTGGAATGTGGTCATGTATGATGGCATCATGGCATACGGTGGCCCAGTCTTCCCAGGGATGATCGTCTGTGTTTACTTCGTTATCCTCTTCATTTGTGGTAACT ACATCCTGCTAAATGTCTTCTTGGCCATCGCTGTGGACAATCtggctggaggagatggagaAGACAAGAAGAAAGA TAAGAATAAGGAACATGCCGAGGAGGAGCCTGAAGGAGAAGTGAAG GTGGACATTGATGAAGACACTGAGTATGAAGAGGATGAAGAGCTTCCTGAGGGAGATGAAG AGGGTGGAGTTCAGCTGAAGATGGCAGACCTGGCTCCTCCTAAGGAGAAGGTAGTTCCAATCCCAGATGGCAGCGCATTCTTCTGCCTCAGTAAAACAAACCC aaTCCGTGTGGCATGTCACACTCTGATCCATCATCACATCTTCACCAACCttatcctcctcttcatcatccttAGCAGCTGCTCATTGGCTGCCGAGGATCCAATCAGAGCGCACTCATTCCGGAACAAC ATCCTGGGCTATGCAGACTACGCCTTTACCAGCATCTTCACCGTGGAGATTCTGCTGAAG ATGACGGTCCACGGAGCGTTTCTCCACCAGGGCTCCTTCTGCAGGAACTGGTTTAACCTGTTAGACCTGCTGGTGGTCAGCGTGTCGCTGGTCTCCTTCTTCCTACA CTCCAGCGCCATCTCAGTGGTGAAGATCCTCCGAGTCCTACGGGTGCTGCGACCTCTGAGAGCCATCAACCGGGCCAAAGGCCTGAAG CATGTGGTCCAGTGTGTGTTCGTGGCCATCAGAACCATCGGGAACATCATGATCGTCACCACGTTGCTGCAGTTCATGTTTGCCTGCATCGGAGTCCAGCTCTTCAAG GGTAAATTTTATCGCTGCACAGACGAGGCCAAGAGCACTCCTGAACAGTGCAA AGGGACCTTCGTGGTGTACAAAGATGGAGATGTGAGCCACCCCATGGTCAGACAGCGGATCTGGCTGAACAGCGACTTTAACTTCGATAACGTGCTGATGGGCATGATGGCCCTTTTCACCGTCTCCACCTTCGAGGGCTGGCCCGC GTTGCTGTACAAGGCCATCGATGCCAACGGAGAGAACTCCGGTCCCATCTACAACTACAGAGTGGAGATCTCTATTTTCTTCATCGtctacatcatcatcatcgcctttTTTATGATGAACATCTTCGTGGGTTTTGTCATCATCACCTTTAGAGAGCAGGGAGAACAGGAGTACAAGAACTGCGAGCTGGACAAGAACCAG CGTCAGTGTGTGGAGTACGCCCTGAAGGCTCAGCCCCTCAAACTTTACATCCCCAAAAACCCGGTTCAGTATAAGTTCTGGTCCATCATCAACTCGACGGGATTCGAGTACGTGATGTTTGTCCTGATTCTTCTCAACACCGTGACTCTGGCGGTTCAG CACTATGAGCAGTCCAAGACCTTCAGCGACGTCATGGACATCCTCAACATGGTCTTCACTGGGCTCTTCACAGCGGAGATGCTCCTGAAACTTCTTGCTCTCAGACTGCGG CACTACTTCGTGGATGCCTGGAACTCGTTTGATGCTCTGATTGTAGTTGGCAGCGTGGTGGACATCGTAGTCACCGAGTTCAGC AGTGGAGAGGACAGCTCCCGCGTGTCCATCACCTTTTTCCGTCTCTTCCGAGTGATGAGATTGGTCAAGCTGCTGAATAAGGGGGAGGGGATTCGTACGCTGCTGTGGACGTTCATCAAATCGCTACAG GCCCTGCCGTatgttgctctgctcatcgccatgATCTTCTTCATCTACGCGGTCATCGGCATGCAG ACATTTGGGAAAATAGCGATGCAGGACAACACTCAGATCAACAGGAACAACAACTTCCAGACATTTCCTCAGgctgtcctcctcctcttcag gtgtgcCACCGGTGAGGCGTGGCAGGAGATCATGTTGGCCAGTCTTCCAGGTAAACGATGCGATCCGGAGTCGGACTACGAGCCAGGAGAGGAGTTCAGCTGCGGCAGCAACTTCGCCATCGTGTACTTCATCAGCTTCTTCATGCTCTGTGCTTTCCTG ATCATCAACCTGTTTGTCGCCGTCATCATGGACAACTTCGACTACCTGACACGTGATTGGTCGATTCTGGGGCCCCATCACCTGGATGAGTTCAAGAGGATCTGGTCTGAGTACGATCCCGAGGCCAA AGGTCGAATTAAACATCTGGATGTGGTGGCGCTGCTCCGGAGGATTCAGCCTCCTCTGGGCTTCGGGAAGCTCTGTCCTCACAGAGTCGCGTGTAAG CGGCTGGTGGCCATGAACATGCCTCTGAACGCGGACGGGATGGTTACCTTCAACGCCACACTCTTTGCTCTGGTTCGCACCGCGCTCAAGATCAAGACAGAAG GTAACCCTGAACAAGAGAACGAAGAGCTGAGAGTCATCATCAAGAAAATCTGGAAGAGAATGAAACCGAAGCTGCTGGACGAAGTCATCCCCCcccatgaag AGGAGGAAGTCACTGTTGGGAAGTTTTATGCAACTTTCCTGATCCAGGATTATTTCAGGAAGTTCAGAAAGAGGAAGGAAAAGGGGGCTTTAGCCGTAGAGTCCGAGTCCCCCAACCCGTCTGCTGTCCAG CTCTGTAAAGCTGGTCTGAAGACTCTGCAGGATCTGGGCCCAGAGATGCGTCTGGCTCTGAACAAAgacctggaggaggaggaggaggaggaggaggaagaggaggaggccaTGCTGGAGGACGAAATGGCGGAGAACTTATCTTATAAG GCTGAAAACGGATTTGGAGCGGAGACCCGGCGCGGCTCCATGCTGACACCTTCTG GTGATAGCGGCGCCTCTAATGGTGGTCTGATCCATCGAGTGGGCTCACTCACCAAGACGGTGAATAGGAACGAACACGAGgagcatcttcatcgtggagacAGTCTGAGGTCATCAGTGAATCGCCATCGGCGCTCCTCTGTGAAGAACGGCCTGCTGGACCATGTCCACAAGAGACCGTCACACTACAAACATGGAAG GAGGGACTCCAGAGACCAGTCCTGGAGGAACGGAGATCTGGAGCCGTACGGGgagcagggttacaccagcagagaGGAGGACAACGAGAGCATCACCTCcagagacag ACATTATCCTGATGAGATCAGGGACCATTACGATGACCCCTCCCCCTACACCAACAGCAGCTATGGTAGCAGCTTCAGCAGTAGCAGAAGAACCACCCGCAGACGCCTGCTTCCTGCCACGCCCACAG GTCGGAAACCGTCCTTCAACATTCAGTGTCTAAGGCGGCAGGGCAGCAGTGATGACCTGCCCATTCCCGGGACGTACCACCCAACATCACCCCCACGCCGTGCtcaa GCGTACAGTTCCCACCACTCATCCGGAGGCTCCTCAGCAGCCTCCTCGACTTCCTGGGCAAAGCCGTGTCCTCGCCGTGGCCGCCTCCTCTATGCTCCTCTCATCCTGGTTGAGGAGGAGGGCAGCCCTCCGTGGGGTCGGGATGGAGGCCCAGGGGGTgaggggaagagaggaggagcaggaCGAG GTGCAGCAGACAGACCGGCGTGGTACAGTGGCCCTGCAGGGACATCAG CTCCGCCCCCGTACCGAGCGTACACCACCCTCAGAGTTCCGTCTCAGCTTGGTGCTCCTTTCACGGAGAAACGAGGATCAGCAGACAGCCTAGTGGAGGCG GTTCTGATCTCAGAAGGACTCGGTCTTTACGCCCGAGACCCAAAGTTCGTGGCATTCGCGAAGCGGGAGATTGCAGATGCGTGTCACATGACAGTGGATGAGATGGAGTCTGCAGCGAGCGACCTGCTGAGCTCCGGGAGCCACGACTTCCTCGGCACCATTGCAGACGACCCAGCGGCGCTGTACAGCGACGACGAGCCAATCAGGACGAACCGCGAGGAGGAGGAGCTGGCTGACGAGATGGCCTGTGTGACGTCATTCTGA